ATTTTATAGTTTTTTTGATTGATAACATAATTTTTATCAATGTTAGATGCTTTTTTAGAATCATCAGAAGAATAAGAAATTAAATTCGTATTTTCCACATCATCATTAATAGTTAATAAATTAGCATCATTTGTGGATGTTAAATTGTTATTTACATCTTCAAAAGCAGAAACATAACTAATACTAACTAAAAATATAATGGATAGTGAAAATAATAATAAATATTTATTCATTTTCAATTTCAACCCTCTTTATTATTCTAATTGCCATATTTCATGACATTATTTAAATATTAAAGTGAATCAAAATAATATTAATTTTTAATATATTTCAACTAACTTTAATAATATTATTTCACATTTAAATAGTTAATAAAGATAACTATTAATTATAATATAATGGCACTTTCAAAAACTTAAGTGATTTTTAGAAAATCACATTATATTTTTATTCTAATACTTAAGTTTTAGATTAAATCTTTTTAAAATTCCTTCATCTGTTTTAAATAATTTTTTAATGTATTGCTATTTTTGAGTCATTGAAGTAATTAGTGAGTTTTTTTTTGAATTCTGGAATTCTGTTATGATGCATTTTTTTTCTCTTGGTTGCGTAGTGATTGGTTTAAAGAAGTTGTATACGTTTATCTAATTGTCTCTGAATCGACCAATTCTTTTAGCCAATATTGTATTTAATTTTAAGTCGAATAAAGCTAAAAAGATACTTTCCAATTATCCATTCTCTTTTTAATCCAAAGGCTATTCCTAAATATAATAATATCCTGAAAAAGTCCATTTCATGCTTAATTTCATAATCAGACTTTAAAAATGATGTTTTCTACGTTTTGATGTGATTTCGATGTTATGTTCTTTTTTCAATAATTTACGAATTTTTATGAAGACTTCCATTAAAATAACTATACAAAAACTCAATATGCTCAATTACAGGAATAGTAATATTTGAGTTTCCATTAACAATACTAGAAAGATCCGTATAAATTATATGGCCACATTTATTACATTTATATTTCTGAACAACACAATTCTTTTCTCCAATTTCTAAAAAAATTAATTTTCTAGAATAAGTTCCATTTTTAACAACATCACGTGAATTATACTCCTGACAAACTACATTAACTGGCTTAAAATATTTTTTCACCTTTTCTTGTTGAAACAAACAAAGAATTATCAATAGAATTGCACCCAATTCGAATTTTATCTTCATTGGTTCGATCGAGAAAACTCTGGAATCCATTCGTAAAGTTTAAATTGTTTATCCAATATAATAACTATTTGAAGTTTTTATATTTTTATTATTCATGTTAATATATTAGATTCACTTAATATATTAATTTTACTTCTTTTAAATTAAAAATAAAGAAAAATAAGAAAAGAAAAAAAGTTACTCCAAAAAATAAATAAGTTAAAACCAAATCACTTAAGTTTTTGAAAGAGCCCTTTACTAAGTATAATTCCAAGTATAATAAAAATTCAAGCTGTATAAAAATTTTTTTGCATCAAATGAAATTTCAAATAGAATAATAAATCCACCTTAAAAGAAACTATTATTAAAATAGGAAATTCTATAATGTTTATTTGATTAAAATGGTAAAAAAATTTTGATATTAAGCTAAGTTTTACTATGGTTTATACAAAATTGGATTTTTATTAAATTATTAAGAGTAAGATTTCAATATTTGATATAAATAGTCAAATCAGATTTTCCGATAGATATAAATATTATCTGATTAAATAATAATATTCATATTATAAAAGAACATGATTATTATGACTTTAGCAACTAGTAAATTATATGGAAATGATGAGTTACATTTACCAAAAATAATAAAAGACGAATTTAAAGACTTTCCTATTGATAAAAATACTATATTTGATTGGGATATTCAAGATAATAATATAATAATAACTCCTAGACAAAAAACAACATTTGATGATGTATTTGGAATGATAGATGATGATGGAGAAGATTGGAATATAGATGAGTTGATTTATGATGAATAAAATATTCATTGATACTTCATTTATCATACCTATTTTTAAAAAGAATGACAAGTCTAGATTAATCATTGAAAAAAATAAAGACATATTATTTGAAAATGAGTGTTATATTAGTAATGGTGTTTTAAATGAAGTAATAACTGTAGTTATGATGAAAACCAAGAATATTAAATTAACTGAAAAAGCTTATTATTTCTTAAATGATAATTTTAATATTATCAATGAATTTGAAATAGAAAAATATAATGATAGGGTTTTTACATTATTTAAAAAATATAATGAAAAAAATTATAAAGCTAGTTTTATTGATTGTTCAAGCATTATTATTGTTAATAACCTTGATTTGGACTATGTTGTTTCATTAGATAAATTTTTCAATAAATTTAAAGAAATTGAGTTATTAAAATTGGAATAGATATATTATTGCGTATTTTATTTTTAACTAATAAAATTTTTGATTTAAATGCTCTTATTAAAAAATTAACAGAAACACAACATCTATAACTAATTATTGAGGGAATTTCATTCTAAAATTGTAATTGAAAAATTAAATGATAATATATTTTTAAATCACGATCCGATAAAAAAACTCTTGGAGCTATAAAATAATGTTATTTATGAATTATAATGAAAGATATTACTTAGCAAATGCTCTTTGTTAATATATTAATAATGCTTTAAATAATAATTAAATATATAAAATGTTAATATGCAGGTTTAATCATGACTAGTTATATAAAACATCCTTTAATTAAAGAAAACTCTATAGAATCAAGGTTATACCAACAAGTTTTAGCGGGGGATGTTTTAAAAAAAGGAAATACTATGGTTGTTGCACCTACCGCATTAGGTAAAACTATCGTAGCTATTCTAGTTGCAGCAGATAGATTGAATAAAGTTAAAAATTCAAAAGTTCTTGTTTTAGCTCCGAGTAAACCACTAGCAATTCAACACGAAGCTAGTTTTAAAGAATTTTTAATGGTGCCTTGTGCATCAATTACAGGGGCGGTTAAAACTGATGAGAGAACTAAACGGTGGGAAGAATCAAGAGTTGTTTGTGCTACTCCTCAAACTGTTGAATCAGATTTGCTAAAAGGTCGATATGATTTAAATAATGTTTCTTTAATAGTTTTTGATGAATGCCATCATGGAGTAGGTTCTTATTCTTATGTTTATTTGGCATCTAGATATGTTCAAAAATCAAATTATAATTTGATTTTAGCTTTAACTGCTTCTCCAGGTTCTGATAAAGAAAAAATAAAAGAAGTTTGTGAGAATTTATTTATTCAAAATATTGTAATTAAAACTGAGGAGGATCATGATGTAAAACCATATTTTAATCCAGTTGAAATAGATTGGGTTAAGGTAAAAATGAGCAGTGAACTTGAAAAAATTAAAAAATACGTTGATAAGGCATTAAAAATCCGACTTAAAGCTTTAAAAAATATGGGTATTATTAAAACTGTTTCTGTAAACAAAGGGGATATTTTAAAAGCTAGAGCCAAAATTCAAAGTGAAATTGGAAGAACTGCAAATCCTTCTAAAGAATCTTTTCAAGCAATTTCAATATTAAGTGCTGTTATTAACATTCAACATGCACAAGGCCTTATTGAAACTCAAGGAATCCAAACTTTTAATAAATATATAGGGCGTTTACGTAAAAAGAAAACTAAAGCAGCTAAATCATTAATTTATGATGATAATTTTGGACGTGCTGTTAAACTTGCTCGTGATGCTGAAAAACATGGTTGGGAACATCCAAAACTTAGAAAAGTAACTGAAATTCTTAAAAAAGAGTTGGCTACTAGTGATGGTCAAACTAAATTACAATCTAAACGATACGAAAAAGAAGATTCTAAATCTTCTAAAATTATGGTTTTCACACAATACAGAGATACACTTGAAATGATTCATCAAAAACTAGAAAAAGAAGGAATCAAATCTGTTAAATTTTATGGACAAGCTTCTAGGGATGGGGAAAAAGGATTAACTCAAAAAGAACAAAAAGAAATCATAAAAGCCTTTAAAATGGGCGAATATGATGTTTTATTATCTACAAGTGTAGCTGAAGAAGGTATTGATATTCCTGCAGTTGATTTGGTCATATTATATGAACCGGTTCCTTCTGAAGTTAGGATGATTCAAAGAAGGGGGAGAACTGGACGTAAAAGAACTGGTCGTGTAAAAGTTCTTATAACTACGGGAACAATGGATGAGGGGTATTATTATTCTTCAATTTACAAAGAAAGTAGGATGAAAAATCAATTAATAGATCCTGTTGTTTTAGCCGAACTTAATGAATCTGCAGTTGAAAGAATGGAAAATGAAAAAAAGATTAAAGTCATTGATAAGCCTGAAAATGAAAAATTACCTTTGGTTTTTGCTGATTCAAGAGAAGGTAATTCTAAAGTTATTAGACATTTAAGTGAAATGGAAATTGATGTTAAAATCCAATCAATGGCAGTTGCCGATTATCAGGTAAGTGATGAAGTAGCTATTGAGAGAAAAACTGCTAAAGATTTTGTTGATTCAATTGTTGATAAAAGATTATTCAAACAGGCTCGTGAATTATCCGAAGAGTTTAAACGTCCTTTGATGATTCTTGAAGGCGATGACTTATATTCGGGTATGATTAATCCTAATGCTATTAGAGGTTCTATAGCTTCAATTGCACTTGACTTTGGTATTAGTATTATTCCAACAAGAAACGCTCAGGATACTGCAGCTATGATTAAAAGAATAGCTATTCGTGAACAAAGTGGTGAGAAAGTTCCTATTCAAATAAGAACAGATAAAAAACCAGTGAGTTTGTTTGAACAACAGCTATTTATTATAGAATCCCTTCCAAACATTGGGCCTGTTAATGCTAAAAATTTATTGGAGCATTTTGGCTCTGTATCTAATGTTATTAATGCATCTGAAAGTGAACTTCAAGAAGTTGAAGGAATTGGTTTAAAAACAGCTAAAAGTATTAGGAATGTTATTGATTCCAAATATTTATATTTTAAAAATGAAATAAAAGAAAAGCGTCTTATTTAAAAGTTTTCTTTTATATACTCATAACTTTTTTTAATGGAATCATTATCATTTACTTCGATGATGTAATGCCATCATATTTTTTATCTTCAAAAGTATTGATGATACTTTTTAAATCAATAGATCCATCACCTAAAGCAAGGTGGGAGTCATCATCACCAAAATTATCATGCATGTGGATGTGTTTAATACAATCAAAATACATTTGGTTTGTAGCATATCCAATATGATTAGCATGACCAATATCTAAAGTCATGAACATGTCAAGTGAAGTTAATGTTTCATTTAAATCCTCTAATTTTTGATACATCATGGATTCAAAAGAAGGCATATTCTCAATAGCTACCATTACTCCTAAATCTTGCCCATATTCTCCAAGTTCTTTTATAGATTCATTAGATAAGTCATAAACAACTTCTTCAAAACCTCTGGCTAAAAAGGGAATTAAACCTGGATGAACAACAACACATTCAGCATTAATTTTATTAGCAGTATCTATTGTTTGTTTAATCTGTTTAATTGAGTTTTCTCTACTAAATTTGTTTAAAGAAGCAATATTAACATCCATAAATGGAGCATGCATAGAATATTTTAAATTAAAGCTTTCTACATTGGCTATATTAATATCTTGATTAGGGTACTGGTGTAGAATTTCAGCATATTCAAGTCCTAACTCTTCAATAAATTCTAAGCTATCTTCTAATTTGTCATTTATCCCTGCTAATGTTGATGCACCAATTTTCATATCATCACTATTTTTTAATTGCTGTAATTTCTAATCCCATTTCTATAGCTTCTATAATAAAATTAGATAGTTCAATTCCTTGTTTAATTTTAATTTCTCCTTTTTTAGAGGTGGTGGCAGTAAGTAAATATTCACCACCTATACAAATATCAAAGTTTTTTCTACCATTGTCACGACCTAAATCTAAAATTAATTGTTTTTTTGTGTGAATTATGTCAATTTCAAAGGATTTTCTATTTTGAATATTTTTTTCAAGCACTTCAACACCAATACTTATTCCGATATCTTTTTCAATTTCAGCTATTCGCCTACCATTTTTACCAATGATTTCTGGGATGTGTTGTTCTTCAAAATAGATTTTAGCTCTTTCAGGTGATATTACTTCAACTTCTACTTTTGCTTTTTTAGGTAGTATCCTTTTTATTTTCCTTAAAATTTCTTTTTCAGCTATTTTTTCAACTGATGATTTTTGTAATTGTAAATCAGTATCTTGATTTACTAAATCAACATCCATAACAATTGTTTGTTCACCATAAGTGTAGATTTCATTTTTAAGTTTTCCACTTTCAAAATCTCTAACTTCAATAACAGGCCTTGCAAGATCTGCTTCTTTCATACCAGTTGGAACTTTAACGGTTATTTTTGTTTCATAAACATTTTTAACAGCACCATCTTCAATATAGATGCTAGTATCAACAATTGAAGGTATCACACCAAGTTCTACTCTTGAAGCTATTCTTTGAATTGCATCAATTGGTCTAGTTGCATGCACAACGCCAATCATTCCAACACCAGCTAATCTCATATCTGCAAATATATTAAAATCATTATTTTTTCTTAGTTCATCATAAATAGTATAATCTGGACGAACAAGAAGTAAAACATCGGCAGTATTCTCCATACTTCCTTCAAGGGGACTGTATTGTGTAATTTCATTGGGTAATTGCAAATCTCTTGGCGATTCCATTGTTTTTACAACTTTATTTAGTTCTTCTGAGTAAAATTTAGCAATAGATTGTACAAAAGTACTTTTTCCTGCTCCTGGTGAACCGGATATTAATATTCCTTCTGCATTAGTTCTTATCCTATCCATTAGTTTATCAGATAAATGATAATCACTTAATTCAATATTAACAACAGGTTTAACTGCGGTTATTTCTAAACTTTCAGAAAAAGGCACTTCTGCTATCGAAATTCTATATTCTCTTGATTGAACTATATATGATCCAATTTTTTCTGATTCTAAATAAGTTTTTGAATCGTTTTTAGCCTTATCAAGAATTTCATCAACAATTTTTCTAAGTTCTTTATAAGAATAGGTGTTATCACTAAGTTTTACGAATTTTACATTACCGGGAGTTCCTTTTTTAGCCATTGGACAAACATTTTCCTTTAAATGAATAGACATTGTATTTTCATCAAAATATTTTTCAATTGATAAAGGTTTATTGATGTATTTTTGTTCAATATACTTAACAGAAATTCCTTGAGCCTTAGCAGTTTCAGCTTGAACTTTATCATTAGTAATAAGGGTTCCAAATTCGCTACGTGCTAAATCTCGGATAATATTATCTATTTCACCACTTTTAGCATATTTTATATCATAATTACTTGGTCGTTTTCCTTTAAAGCTTATGGCTACTTCACCTTCAAATTGAAGATTTTGTAATTTTTGAAGTTCCTTAAGTCCTTTATATCCTTCAATTCTACCTGCATTAGCTTGATGTTCTAGTTCACAAACAACTGCCTCAGGTACAATAACTTCTGGATATTCTAAATCGGATTTTTTAATAATTTCTGAAATTGCACCTATTATAATAGCACTAGTGTCTGGAATTAGAGTATTCATTTTAATACACATCTTCTGGATTGAAAACTCGTTTTAGAATTATCTCAAAGTCTTCATCATTAATATTTTCAATATTAATATTGTTTTCGAGTTTCAATTTTCTATAAAAGCATGATGGGTAACCTTTGTGACAAGCGGCAACATGTTGTTTTACTTTTAATATAATTGCGTCCATATCACAGTCAATAAAAATTTCTTTAACTTCCTGGATATTTCCAGAGCTTTCTCCTTTTAGCCATTGTTTATTTCGAGATGTACTCCAATAATGAGCTTTACCAGTTTTTAATGTTTTAATTAAAGCTTCTTTATTCATATTACCTACCATTAAAATTTGATTACTTTTAAAATCCTGTGCAATGGCAGTAATAAGTTTTTCACCATTAATTTCATGTTTAAAATTAATTTTCATCTTTAATTCCTCTTAAATAATAAACAACATTGTCAACATCAATTAATTCCTGATTACCACTTTTCATATCTTTAATTGTAATTTTACCGTCATTTAAATCATTTTCGCCAATAATAGCTATTTTGTCAACATTAATTTTATTAGCATAATTAATTAATTTCTTGAATTTACGAGCATTTAAATCAACATCAGCTTTAATATTGTTTCTTCTAAGATTTTGTGTTATTTCATAAGCTTTAGCACTTACATTATCGGAAATAGGAGCAACATAAATATCTAAATGGGATTTTTTCTCTTTTTTCTCACATAATTCATCTAAGGCATTCATTAATCTATCAAAACCCAAGGCAAAACCAGTTGATTCAACTTCTTTTCCTCCAAAGACTTTAATTAAACTATATGATCCTCCACCACAGATTTGTTTTTGAGCACCAAGTTCAGGAACATAAATTTCAAAGACAATTCCTGTGTAATAATCAAGTCCTCTAGCTACTCCTAAGTTTAAAGTGTAATTTTCAACTTCAAAGCTTTCTAGTAGATTAACAAGTTCTTTAAGTTGATTAAATGATTCTTGAGTCTCTGCATAATCTTTTATTAAATTTTCTACTTTGTTGAGAATACTTTTATCTCCAACCAAATCAATTAATTGTAACAGTATTTGATTTAATTCATCATTATCAATAACAGGGTTGTCACCACTTAAAGATTCTTTTAATAAATCTTTATCTCCTTTATCAATAACAAC
This Methanobrevibacter oralis DNA region includes the following protein-coding sequences:
- a CDS encoding PIN domain-containing protein, with amino-acid sequence MMNKIFIDTSFIIPIFKKNDKSRLIIEKNKDILFENECYISNGVLNEVITVVMMKTKNIKLTEKAYYFLNDNFNIINEFEIEKYNDRVFTLFKKYNEKNYKASFIDCSSIIIVNNLDLDYVVSLDKFFNKFKEIELLKLE
- a CDS encoding DEAD/DEAH box helicase yields the protein MTSYIKHPLIKENSIESRLYQQVLAGDVLKKGNTMVVAPTALGKTIVAILVAADRLNKVKNSKVLVLAPSKPLAIQHEASFKEFLMVPCASITGAVKTDERTKRWEESRVVCATPQTVESDLLKGRYDLNNVSLIVFDECHHGVGSYSYVYLASRYVQKSNYNLILALTASPGSDKEKIKEVCENLFIQNIVIKTEEDHDVKPYFNPVEIDWVKVKMSSELEKIKKYVDKALKIRLKALKNMGIIKTVSVNKGDILKARAKIQSEIGRTANPSKESFQAISILSAVINIQHAQGLIETQGIQTFNKYIGRLRKKKTKAAKSLIYDDNFGRAVKLARDAEKHGWEHPKLRKVTEILKKELATSDGQTKLQSKRYEKEDSKSSKIMVFTQYRDTLEMIHQKLEKEGIKSVKFYGQASRDGEKGLTQKEQKEIIKAFKMGEYDVLLSTSVAEEGIDIPAVDLVILYEPVPSEVRMIQRRGRTGRKRTGRVKVLITTGTMDEGYYYSSIYKESRMKNQLIDPVVLAELNESAVERMENEKKIKVIDKPENEKLPLVFADSREGNSKVIRHLSEMEIDVKIQSMAVADYQVSDEVAIERKTAKDFVDSIVDKRLFKQARELSEEFKRPLMILEGDDLYSGMINPNAIRGSIASIALDFGISIIPTRNAQDTAAMIKRIAIREQSGEKVPIQIRTDKKPVSLFEQQLFIIESLPNIGPVNAKNLLEHFGSVSNVINASESELQEVEGIGLKTAKSIRNVIDSKYLYFKNEIKEKRLI
- a CDS encoding sugar phosphate isomerase/epimerase family protein, with translation MKIGASTLAGINDKLEDSLEFIEELGLEYAEILHQYPNQDINIANVESFNLKYSMHAPFMDVNIASLNKFSRENSIKQIKQTIDTANKINAECVVVHPGLIPFLARGFEEVVYDLSNESIKELGEYGQDLGVMVAIENMPSFESMMYQKLEDLNETLTSLDMFMTLDIGHANHIGYATNQMYFDCIKHIHMHDNFGDDDSHLALGDGSIDLKSIINTFEDKKYDGITSSK
- a CDS encoding PINc/VapC family ATPase; its protein translation is MNTLIPDTSAIIIGAISEIIKKSDLEYPEVIVPEAVVCELEHQANAGRIEGYKGLKELQKLQNLQFEGEVAISFKGKRPSNYDIKYAKSGEIDNIIRDLARSEFGTLITNDKVQAETAKAQGISVKYIEQKYINKPLSIEKYFDENTMSIHLKENVCPMAKKGTPGNVKFVKLSDNTYSYKELRKIVDEILDKAKNDSKTYLESEKIGSYIVQSREYRISIAEVPFSESLEITAVKPVVNIELSDYHLSDKLMDRIRTNAEGILISGSPGAGKSTFVQSIAKFYSEELNKVVKTMESPRDLQLPNEITQYSPLEGSMENTADVLLLVRPDYTIYDELRKNNDFNIFADMRLAGVGMIGVVHATRPIDAIQRIASRVELGVIPSIVDTSIYIEDGAVKNVYETKITVKVPTGMKEADLARPVIEVRDFESGKLKNEIYTYGEQTIVMDVDLVNQDTDLQLQKSSVEKIAEKEILRKIKRILPKKAKVEVEVISPERAKIYFEEQHIPEIIGKNGRRIAEIEKDIGISIGVEVLEKNIQNRKSFEIDIIHTKKQLILDLGRDNGRKNFDICIGGEYLLTATTSKKGEIKIKQGIELSNFIIEAIEMGLEITAIKK
- the hisI gene encoding phosphoribosyl-AMP cyclohydrolase — its product is MKINFKHEINGEKLITAIAQDFKSNQILMVGNMNKEALIKTLKTGKAHYWSTSRNKQWLKGESSGNIQEVKEIFIDCDMDAIILKVKQHVAACHKGYPSCFYRKLKLENNINIENINDEDFEIILKRVFNPEDVY
- the hisS gene encoding histidine--tRNA ligase codes for the protein MEFTKPRGTRDFLFDEMQERKEAQSILRNIFENYGYREVKTPLFEELKLFTTKSGEEIVDQLYNFKDKSNRELTLRPEITAPIARLYLNELEKTAIKPIKLYYYGSCFRYERPQKGRFRQFWQFGCELIGANSPQGEAEVIALCNDAVNSLGITTADVNINHLGIIRGLFKHFNITEETQRELMVVIDKGDKDLLKESLSGDNPVIDNDELNQILLQLIDLVGDKSILNKVENLIKDYAETQESFNQLKELVNLLESFEVENYTLNLGVARGLDYYTGIVFEIYVPELGAQKQICGGGSYSLIKVFGGKEVESTGFALGFDRLMNALDELCEKKEKKSHLDIYVAPISDNVSAKAYEITQNLRRNNIKADVDLNARKFKKLINYANKINVDKIAIIGENDLNDGKITIKDMKSGNQELIDVDNVVYYLRGIKDEN